A single region of the Methanobacteriaceae archaeon genome encodes:
- a CDS encoding DEAD/DEAH box helicase: protein MISYEEFEDIVVNILKRDISSNIDQRNAVIAPCDKSLFIVAGPGSGKTTVMVLKLLKYIFVDDIEPNRILATTFTRKAADELYSRILGWGDTIKNHILDTTDDFNTITKIIKIDFNQIKIGTTDSIAEELLREYKKPGENQSVVIEGFVATSAMIKILIEDEKYRNKKLVEYLKEVSGSEKLTEPSKISEVLLEIKNRIYYDKVDFNELYNKTEDGSGARIALDCIKEYENTLQTRNTIDFTMLESEFLAKLKNKDLETFLDEIKIVLIDEYQDTNLLQEEIYFTIAKSALENNGNITVVGDDDQSLYRFRGATVDLFTNYQKRIHEKLGIDVEEINLRTNYRSTENIIDHCNQFAELDKEYQNARVENKPKIIAPDFENDKMPILGMFRNNPKMLAKDVAKLIDQLVNKGEAKLKVLKILNEEFFKKVNEPLDIAKFQQINEENIKAGKEVDEIRLKLDGEYGSASDIAILSFSPKETTHGQPTFLSFLRKNLKKLRNPIEVFNPRGIELQDIHVVSIFCGLMLECIDPAGEVQNSDKTIPKMANVNMNRWRVKARDFIKLNPEPHEPITLSDFVMHWQLRQPKGQDMWPKSASLMELAYKITTWIEELQEDVEGIVYLEAITQSITQTGFFNEYHSNISFKNKKQENESILEAIWNIFIPISSGGVKIDETLLETLPDNRINVLSIHQSKGLEFPLVIVDVGSKFNKNNIKTQNLRFPKLVKNELTLEERIRKYSELGQSKRSEKDKSFDDLTRRYFVAFSRAEKVLILIGLNSAIEGYVQKNDYFKIPNVALGWSRDENYIGFKEIYLI from the coding sequence ATGATTTCATATGAAGAATTTGAGGATATAGTGGTCAATATACTTAAAAGAGATATTTCTTCAAATATTGATCAAAGAAATGCTGTTATTGCACCATGTGATAAATCATTATTTATTGTTGCAGGACCAGGGTCTGGAAAAACAACAGTAATGGTACTTAAATTGCTAAAATATATTTTTGTAGATGATATTGAACCAAATAGAATTTTAGCAACAACATTTACAAGAAAAGCGGCTGATGAATTGTATTCCAGGATTTTAGGTTGGGGAGATACCATAAAAAATCATATTCTGGATACAACAGATGATTTTAATACCATCACAAAAATTATAAAAATTGATTTTAATCAGATTAAAATTGGTACAACTGACAGTATTGCAGAAGAATTACTCAGAGAGTATAAAAAACCTGGTGAAAATCAGTCCGTTGTTATTGAAGGTTTTGTAGCAACATCTGCAATGATTAAAATCCTCATTGAAGACGAAAAGTATCGAAACAAAAAGCTTGTTGAATACTTAAAAGAAGTAAGTGGCAGTGAAAAACTCACAGAACCATCTAAAATAAGTGAAGTACTGCTTGAAATTAAAAATAGAATTTATTATGATAAAGTAGACTTCAATGAATTATATAATAAAACAGAAGATGGAAGTGGGGCTCGCATTGCACTTGATTGTATTAAAGAATATGAAAACACCCTACAAACAAGAAATACTATTGATTTTACAATGCTAGAATCTGAGTTTCTCGCCAAATTAAAAAATAAAGACTTAGAAACTTTTTTAGACGAAATAAAAATTGTATTAATTGATGAATATCAAGACACTAACCTTCTCCAGGAAGAAATCTACTTTACAATTGCAAAATCTGCATTGGAAAATAATGGTAACATAACTGTTGTAGGTGATGATGATCAGTCCCTTTACAGATTTAGAGGAGCAACAGTTGACTTATTTACTAATTATCAAAAGCGTATTCATGAAAAACTAGGTATAGATGTTGAAGAAATCAATTTAAGAACAAATTACCGTTCAACAGAAAATATTATTGACCATTGTAATCAGTTTGCAGAACTTGACAAGGAATATCAAAATGCAAGAGTTGAAAACAAGCCTAAAATTATTGCACCTGATTTTGAGAACGATAAAATGCCTATTTTAGGAATGTTTAGAAATAATCCTAAAATGCTTGCAAAAGATGTAGCTAAATTAATTGACCAGCTTGTAAATAAAGGAGAAGCAAAATTAAAAGTTCTTAAGATTTTAAATGAAGAATTTTTCAAAAAGGTGAATGAACCTTTGGATATTGCAAAGTTTCAGCAAATAAATGAAGAAAATATTAAAGCAGGAAAAGAGGTTGATGAGATAAGACTTAAACTTGATGGAGAATACGGTTCAGCATCAGATATTGCAATTTTATCATTTTCCCCAAAAGAAACAACACATGGTCAACCAACATTTTTAAGTTTTTTAAGAAAAAATCTCAAGAAATTAAGAAATCCTATTGAAGTATTTAATCCAAGAGGAATTGAACTTCAAGATATACATGTTGTAAGTATTTTTTGCGGTTTAATGCTTGAGTGTATTGATCCTGCTGGAGAAGTGCAAAACTCAGATAAAACAATACCAAAAATGGCAAATGTTAATATGAATAGGTGGAGAGTGAAAGCCAGAGATTTCATTAAATTAAATCCTGAACCTCACGAACCAATTACATTATCTGATTTTGTAATGCATTGGCAGCTTAGACAACCAAAAGGACAAGACATGTGGCCTAAAAGTGCCAGTTTAATGGAACTTGCATATAAAATAACAACATGGATTGAAGAATTACAAGAAGATGTTGAAGGTATTGTATATTTAGAAGCTATTACTCAGTCAATTACTCAAACTGGATTTTTTAATGAATATCACTCAAATATTTCATTTAAAAATAAAAAACAGGAAAATGAATCAATTCTTGAAGCTATTTGGAATATTTTCATACCAATTTCTTCAGGAGGAGTTAAAATTGATGAAACACTACTTGAAACACTACCAGATAATAGAATCAACGTATTATCCATTCACCAGTCAAAAGGATTGGAGTTTCCATTGGTAATTGTAGATGTGGGATCTAAATTTAATAAAAATAATATTAAAACCCAGAATTTGAGATTCCCGAAATTAGTTAAAAATGAACTTACCCTTGAAGAGAGAATTAGAAAATATAGTGAATTAGGTCAAAGCAAACGTAGTGAAAAAGATAAATCCTTTGATGATTTAACAAGACGTTATTTTGTTGCATTTTCAAGAGCAGAGAAAGTATTGATTTTAATTGGTTTAAATTCAGCTATTGAGGGATATGTACAAAAAAATGACTACTTTAAAATTCCAAATGTTGCTCTTGGATGGAGCAGAGATGAAAACTATATTGGATTTAAAGAGATTTACTTAATTTAG